One stretch of Flavobacterium sp. 9 DNA includes these proteins:
- the efp gene encoding elongation factor P, whose product MASTSDIRNGLCIKFNHDIYKIVEFLHVKPGKGPAFVRTKLRSLTTGRVLDNTFSAGHKIDVIRVETHNYQFLYAEGDEFHFMNTESFEQISLNKNILDAPGLLKEGTSVMVQVNTETDLPLSVDMPSSVILEVTYAEPGVKGNTATNATKNATVETGASVNVPLFINEGDKIKIDTASGSYMERVKE is encoded by the coding sequence ATGGCATCTACATCAGATATTAGAAACGGATTGTGTATTAAATTCAATCATGATATTTATAAAATCGTTGAATTTCTTCACGTAAAACCTGGAAAAGGTCCAGCTTTCGTAAGAACAAAATTAAGAAGTTTAACTACAGGAAGAGTATTAGATAATACGTTTTCTGCAGGTCATAAAATCGACGTTATTCGTGTAGAAACACATAATTATCAGTTTTTGTATGCTGAAGGAGATGAATTTCATTTTATGAATACAGAATCTTTTGAGCAAATTTCTTTGAATAAAAACATTTTGGATGCTCCGGGATTATTAAAAGAAGGAACAAGTGTAATGGTTCAGGTAAATACTGAAACTGATTTACCTTTATCTGTAGATATGCCATCTTCTGTAATTCTTGAAGTTACTTATGCTGAGCCAGGAGTAAAAGGAAATACAGCTACAAATGCTACAAAAAATGCAACAGTAGAAACTGGAGCATCAGTAAACGTTCCGTTGTTCATCAACGAAGGTGATAAAATTAAAATTGATACAGCTTCAGGTTCTTACATGGAGCGTGTAAAAGAGTAA